A single genomic interval of Helianthus annuus cultivar XRQ/B chromosome 13, HanXRQr2.0-SUNRISE, whole genome shotgun sequence harbors:
- the LOC110900112 gene encoding serine/threonine-protein kinase D6PKL1, protein MRRVHDSQKLPVSGEMMPDIIKVSSSHFGSVKEDVNHLNAHKVHDSSLPVSVTKCKGKDSLRDDDSCDDIGSTSFSGASHPPEPVDMDLMTPVCVPIGQKSSINGVFIEDLSISQNRVSSPVCRDSDAKECVWDVSLPPSGNVSPHSSIGSTGFFTSMSTGTSTYRMSDGTLSVDRVDRNCGVTKLPLRGESLESGKTSISRVSDSSGVSDESNWSSFTGGTNKPHKGNDPRWKAIIAIRARDGLLGMSHFRLLRLLGCGDIGSVYQSELSGTRCYFAMKVMDKASLASRKKLSRAQTERDILQLLDHPFLPTLYTHFETDRFSCLVMEYCPGGDLHTLRQRQPGKHFSEYAARFYAAEVLLALEYLHMLGVVYRDLKPENVLVRDDGHIMLSDFDLSLRCTVSPTLVKSSSLNSDPTKRRPSNDFCVQPACMEPTSVCIQPACFLPRFFPQKSKKKRSPKPRLDPTPLFGQLPELVAEPTAARSMSFVGTHEYLAPEIIKGEGHGSAVDWWTFGVFLHELLYGRTPFKGAGNRATLFNVVGQQLRFPDSPATSYASRDLIRGLLVKEPQHRLGVKRGATEIKQHPFFEGVNWALIRCSTPPEVPRPVEPEPPMKFGPVDQVAMGNNSKRMAGPGVKPGGKYLDFEFF, encoded by the exons ATGAGGAGAGTTCATGATTCACAAAAGCTTCCGGTTTCAGGCGAGATGATGCCCGATATCATAAAAGTATCAAGTTCACATTTCGGTTCGGTTAAAGAAGACGTTAATCATTTAAACGCACACAAAGTTCACGACTCTAGTTTGCCCGTATCTGTAACAAAGTGTAAAGGGAAAGACTCTTTACGGGACGATGATTCTTGTGACGATATTGGTTCCACCTCTTTCTCGGGAGCTAGTCACCCGCCTGAACCCGTTGACATGGATCTAATGACGCCCGTTTGCGTACCCATCGGTCAAAAAAGTTCCATAAACGGCGTGTTTATCGAAGATCTTTCTATATCACAAAATAGAGTAAGTTCTCCCGTATGTCGAGATTCCGACGCGAAAGAGTGTGTTTGGGATGTTTCTTTACCTCCGAGTGGTAACGTAAGCCCACATAGTAGCATTGGTAGTACAGGCTTCTTTACGTCAATGAGCACAGGCACAAGCACATACCGTATGAGTGATGGAACGCTTAGTGTTGACCGTGTTGACCGTAATTGTGGAGTTACAAAACTACCCCTTCGAGGGGAATCTCTTGAAAGTGGGAAAACGAGTATAAGCCGCGTTAGTGATAGTAGCGGTGTCAGTGACGAGAGTAACTGGAGTAGTTTCACAGGTGGCACCAACAAGCCGCACAAAGGTAACGATCCTAGGTGGAAAGCGATTATTGCAATTAGGGCACGCGACGGGCTTTTGGGTATGAGTCATTTTCGGTTGCTTAGACTACTCGGGTGTGGTGACATTGGTAGCGTTTATCAGTCGGAGTTGAGTGGGACCCGATGCTATTTTGCAATGAAGGTGATGGATAAGGCGTCACTTGCTAGTAGAAAGAAGTTGTCGAGAGCTCAGACCGAAAGAGATATATTACAATTGCTTGATCACCCGTTCTTGCCGACGTTATACACTCATTTTGAAACCGATCGGTTCTCGTGTTTGGTCATGGAGTATTGTCCAGGTGGCGATTTGCATACACTGAGACAACGCCAACCTGGCAAACATTTCTCGGAATATGCAGCAAG GTTTTATGCTGCCGAAGTTTTATTAGCTCTCGAGTATCTCCATATGCTTGGAGTTGTATACAGAGacctaaaacccgaaaacgtttTGGTACGCGATGACGGTCACATAATGTTATCAGACTTTGACCTCTCGTTAAGATGCACCGTGTCACCCACCCTCgttaaatcatcctcgttgaaTTCCGATCCAACCAAACGCCGCCCGAGCAATGACTTTTGTGTGCAGCCCGCTTGTATGGAGCCCACATCCGTCTGCATTCAACCCGCGTGTTTCCTCCCGCGTTTTTTCCCGCAAAAGAGCAAGAAAAAACGAAGCCCAAAACCCCGTCTCGACCCCACCCCTCTCTTCGGTCAGCTTCCCGAACTTGTCGCAGAACCAACCGCAGCCCGGTCGATGTCGTTCGTCGGGACCCATGAATACCTAGCGCCCGAAATCATCAAAGGAGAGGGGCACGGAAGTGCGGTTGATTGGTGGACATTCGGGGTATTCTTGCACGAGTTGTTATACGGTCGAACGCCTTTCAAGGGTGCGGGAAACCGAGCCACTTTGTTCAACGTAGTCGGTCAACAGCTACGGTTTCCTGACTCACCGGCTACTAGCTACGCGAGCCGGGATCTGATCAGGGGTTTGCTTGTGAAGGAACCACAACACCGGCTCGGTGTTAAACGGGGAGCTACCGAGATTAAACAACACCCGTTTTTCGAAGGTGTGAATTGGGCTCTGATTCGGTGTAGTACGCCTCCAGAAGTGCCTAGACCCGTGGAGCCTGAACCGCCCATGAAGTTCGGGCCGGTTGACCAAGTTGCGATGGGCAATAATAGTAAACGAATGGCGGGACCGGGTGTTAAGCCTGGAGGTAAATATCTTGATTTCGAGTTCTTTTAG